From one Nothobranchius furzeri strain GRZ-AD chromosome 2, NfurGRZ-RIMD1, whole genome shotgun sequence genomic stretch:
- the LOC107374486 gene encoding zinc finger protein 271-like, producing the protein MDTGVQPMVLVKEAPEEQSASEDQQDPEHFHIKEEQDELRTNQETDAARFPFTVDTIKSEDDEEKPLFSQLHQQQLEDRDVPTSSSADQKTAETRKYSNLFPHEQTSDSSETEVSRDDEEDDDVNIDSELSDTGDRVNDCNKSRSSESDVKSVNKSFSCPECAKLFLHKSSLQKHVGKGLKSYCCDDCGKRFRGISGLNSHMRVHTRDKPFACELCRQRFSRKTNLKSHMKVHTGEKPFACELCGQRFSRKASLNNHMIVHTGDKPFACELCRQRFSRKTNLKSHMKVHTGDKPFACDFCEQRFSHKAHLNRHMRVHTGEKPFACELCGQRFNQKAHLNSHMRVHTGEKPFDCGLCEQRFNQKAHLNSHMRVHTGEKPFACGLCEQRFNRKTHLSSHMTVHTGEKPFACGLCEQTFNRKTNLNRHMRVHTGQKPFACELCEQRFSQKALLNSHMTVHTGQKLYVCELCEQSFSSKASLNRHMRVHTGEKPFACELCGQKFSHKANLKRHVTVHKEQKLFACELCGKRFSQNSSLNRHMRIHTGQKPFACEVCGQRFSCKANLNSHLRVHTGQKPFACELCGQRFSHKTSLNIHMRIHTGQKPFACELCGQRFSHKTNLNSHMRVHTGQKPFACELCEQRFSQKTNLNSHMSVHTGQKPFACELCGQKFGFKTNLNRHVRVHTGNNNFDC; encoded by the coding sequence GTGTTCAACcgatggtgctggttaaagaagctcctgaagaacagagtgctagtgaggaccagcaggacccagaacacttccacataaaggaggaacaggacgaACTTAGGACCAAtcaggagactgatgctgccaggtttccattcactgtagatactataaagagtgaggatgatgaagagaaacctctattctcacagcttcatcagcagcaattggaggacagagatgttccaaccagcagctcagctgaccagaagaCAGCAGAAACTAGAAAGTACTCAAATCTTTTCCCTCATGAacagacatctgattcttcagagacggaAGTTAGtagagatgatgaagaggatgatgatgtgaACATAGACTCTGAGCTGTCTGACactggagacagagtcaatgacTGCAAcaagagcaggtcttctgagtcagatgttaagtctgtcaacaaatcctttagctgccctgagtgtgCTAAACTATTTCTCCACAAGAGTTCTCTCCAGAAACACGTCGGGAAAGGACTAAAATCATAttgttgtgatgactgtggaaaaagatttcggGGAATATcaggtttaaacagtcacatgagagtccacaccagagataagccttttgcctgtgaactctGTAGACAAAGGTTTAGTCGAAAGACTAATTTAAAaagtcacatgaaagtccacactggagagaagccttttgcctgtgaactctgtggacaaaggtttagtcgaaaggcaagtttaaacaatcATATGATAGTCCACACcggagataagccttttgcctgtgagctctgtagaCAAAGGTTTAGTCGAAAGACTAATTTAAAaagtcacatgaaagtccacaccggagataagccttttgcctgtgatttctgtgaacaaagatttagtcataaggcacatttaaacaggcacatgagagtccacaccggagagaagccttttgcttgtgaactctgtggacaaagatttaaccaaaaggcacatttaaacagtcacatgagagtccacaccggagagaagccttttgattgtgggctctgtgaacaaagatttaatcaaaaggcacatttaaacagtcacatgagagtccacaccggagagaagccttttgcttgtgggctctgtgaacaaagatttaatCGAAAGACTCACTTAAGCAGTCACATGACAGTCCACaccggagagaagccttttgcttgtgggctctgtgaacaaacatttaatcgaaagactaatttaaacagacacatgagagtccacacaggacagaagccttttgcttgtgagctttgtgaacaaagatttagccaaaaggcacttttaaacagtcacatgacagTCCATACAGGTCAGAAGCTTTATGTCTGTGAACTCTGTGAACAGAGTTTTAGCagtaaggcaagtttaaacaggcacatgagagtccacaccggagagaagccttttgcttgtgagctctgtggacaaaaatttagtcATAAGGCAAATTTAAAGAGACATGTGACAGTTCACAAAGAACAGAAgctttttgcttgtgagctctgtggaaaaagatttagccaaaattcAAGTTTAAACCGTcatatgagaatccacacagggcagaaaccttttgcctgtgaagtctgtggacaaagatttagttgtaaggcaaatttaaacagtcacttgagagtccacacagggcagaaaccttttgcttgtgagctctgtggacaaagatttagccataagacaagtttaaacattcatatgagaatccacacaggacaaaagccttttgcttgtgagctctgtggacaaagatttagccataagacaaatttaaacagtcatatgagagtccacacaggacaaaagccttttgcctgtgaactctgtgaacaaagatttagccaaaaaacaaatttaaatagtcacatgagtgtccacacaggacagaagccttttgcctgtgaacttTGTGGACAAAAATTTGGTTTTAAAACCAATCTAAACCGTCAtgttagagtccacacaggaaatAATAATTTTGACTGTTAG
- the LOC139066265 gene encoding zinc finger protein OZF-like — MDTDVQRVVLVKEEAPEDPRAGEDQQDPEHCHVKEEQKKLWTSLEGEQLHLKEETDAARFPFTIVSTKSEDDEEKPLFSQLHQQQIEDGDVPTSSSVAQMTAETSRKPDKRTHEQTSDSSETEVSGVDEEDDDDDDLDSESQTEDRDTDWNKSRSSESETVNKSFSCPECGRQFLHKGSFQKHVTGHSAKRFSGCLADKKCIRVKQHVDSGKTVQKKLISYSCDDCGKIFRGLSNLNSHRRVHTGQKPFVCEFCGQQFSHKTNLNSHMRVHTGQKPFACEFCGQRFSHKTNLNNHMRVHTGEKPFACELCGKKFSHKTHFNRHSRVHTGQKPFVCELCGQRFSQKTSLNSHMRVHTGQKPFACELCGHKFSRKTHLNTHMRVHTGQKPFPCEVCGQRFSQKTTLNNHMRVHTGQKPFACEICRQRFSQKSSLKNHMRVHTGQKKLT; from the exons atggacacag atgttcaacgggtggtgctggttaaagaagaagctcctgaagatccGAGGGCTGGtgaggaccagcaggacccagaacactgccATGTAAAGGAGGAACAGAAGAAACTCTGGACCAGTTTGGAGGGAGAGCAGCTACATTTGAAGGAGGAGACagatgctgccaggtttccattcactATAGTTTCtacaaagagtgaggatgatgaagagaaacctctgttctcacagcttcatcagcagcaaatagaagacggAGATGTTCCAACGAGCAGCTCGGTTGCccagatgacagcagaaactAGCAGGAAACCTGATAAACGGACTCATGAACAGACATCTGATtcgtcagagactgaagttagtggagttgatgaagaggatgatgatgatgacgatctaGACTCTGAGTCTCAAACTGAAGACAGAGATACAGACTGGAAtaagagcaggtcttctgagtctgagactgtcaacaaatcctttagctgccctgagtgtggCAGACAGTTTCTCCACAAGGGGTCATTCCAGAAACATGTGACAGGTCATTCAGCAAAAAGGTTTTCGGGCTGTTTGGCTGACAAGAAATGTATTAGAGTGAAGCAACACGTAGACTCAGGCAAGACAGTACAGAAAAAACTAATCTCATATAGTTGTGATGATTGTGGAAAAATATTTAGGGGATTATCAAATTTAAATAGTCACAGGAGAgtacacacaggacagaaaccttttgtttgTGAGTTCTGTGGACAGCAATTCAGTcataagacaaatttaaacagtcacatgagagtccacacaggacagaagccttttgcctgtgagttctgtggacaaagatttagtcataagacaaatttaaacaatcacatgagagtccatacaggagaaaagccttttgcctgtgagctttgtggaaaaAAGTTTAGTCATAAGACGCATTTTAACAGACACagtagagtccacacaggacagaagccttttgtttgtgagctctgtggacaaaggtttagccaaaaaacaagtttaaacagtcacatgagagtccacacaggacagaagccttttgcttgtgagctctgtggacacaaATTTAGCcgcaagacacatttaaacactcacatgagagtccacacaggacaaaagCCTTTTCCCTGTGaggtctgtggacaaagatttagccaaaagaccactttaaacaatcacatgagagtccacacaggacagaagccttttgcttgtgagatctgtagacaaagatttagtcagaagtcaagtttaaaaaatcacatgagagtccacacaggacagaaaaaacTCACTTAG